One part of the Arabidopsis thaliana chromosome 1 sequence genome encodes these proteins:
- a CDS encoding BTB/POZ domain-containing protein (BTB/POZ domain-containing protein; CONTAINS InterPro DOMAIN/s: BTB/POZ-like (InterPro:IPR000210); BEST Arabidopsis thaliana protein match is: BTB/POZ domain-containing protein (TAIR:AT5G60050.1); Has 277 Blast hits to 277 proteins in 16 species: Archae - 0; Bacteria - 0; Metazoa - 0; Fungi - 0; Plants - 277; Viruses - 0; Other Eukaryotes - 0 (source: NCBI BLink).) has protein sequence MDYSTATTTAGNGYSSPRDSSFPSSFTKFNSALTAGLLNPMSPPPPPAMHDKTRSSPTLFEMMASEADTIGKVPVQIHNGVLPSPSSSSSSSSAAATAARTTNVNHLVISAQDKQALAMQRISDLLVIRSPGNQFNDPNSSDVKLTLSSKDGISITMCVHRQILVAHSRFFAMKLSDRWSKQQLPPSSSPYIVEISDCDDVEVYIETLMLMYCRDLRKKMMRHDVSRVLGILKVSAAIGFDAGVLSCLEYLEAAPWSEDEEYRIASLLSELHLENVGATEVLRRVSVEASNGNNGSNGGSNDEVLLNLLHIVLEGKDEKARRDMKTLVSKMLRENSSGNDLRKESLYLACDGCLHKLKRQFLQAAESDLENVDQIARQADNLHWILDILIDRQIAEDFIVMWASLSELSEVHSKVPVVHRFEISRVTARIFVGIGKGQILTPKEVRCLLLRNWLTPFYDDFGWMRRASKGLDRYLIEDGLSNTILTLPLAWQQEFFLAWFDRFLNSNEDCPNIQRGFEVWWRRAFWRRKEQSQEPARLRVTASATENS, from the exons ATGGATTACTCTACGGCTACGACGACGGCGGGGAACGGTTACAGTTCGCCGCGTGACTCTTCTTTCCCTTCGAGCTTCACTAAGTTCAACTCCGCTTTAACGGCAGGTCTTCTAAATCCAATGtctcctcctccgcctccgGCGATGCACGACAAGACACGATCAAGTCCGACGCTGTTCGAAATGATGGCTAGTGAAGCTGATACCATAGGGAAAGTTCCAGTTCAGATCCATAACGGTGTGCTTCCATCTCCGTCGTcgtcttcatcgtcttcttctgcGGCGGCTACGGCTGCGAGGACGACGAATGTGAATCATCTTGTTATTTCAGCTCAGGATAAGCAAGCGCTTGCGATGCAACGGATTTCGGATCTTCTGGTGATTCGGAGCCCCGGGAATCAGTTCAATGACCCGAATTCGAGTGATGTGAAGCTGACTCTGAGCTCTAAAGATGGGATTAGTATCACCATGTGTGTTCATAGGCAGATTCTTGTAGCTCACAGTAGGTTTTTCGCTATGAAATTGTCGGATCGATGGTCTAAACAGCAGCTGCCGCCGTCGTCTTCTCCGTACATTGTTGAGATCTCAGATTGTGATGACGTTGAGGTGTATATTGAGACGTTGATGCTGATGTACTGCAGAGAtctaaggaagaagatgatgagacaTGATGTTTCTAGGGTTCTTGGTATTTTGAAG GTTTCAGCAGCAATTGGGTTTGATGCTGGAGTGCTTTCATGTCTGGAGTACTTGGAAGCAGCACCATGGTCAGAGGATGAAGAATACAGGATTGCTTCTTTGTTGTCTGAGCTACACCTTGAAAACGTTGGGGCAACTGAAGTTTTGAGAAGAGTTTCTGTAGAAGCTAGCAATGGGAATAACGGGAGTAACGGTGGGAGCAATGACGAGGTGCTTTTGAATCTTTTGCATATTGTTCTTGAGGGAAAAGATGAGAAAGCAAGGCGTGATATGAAAACACTTGTTTCCAAAATGCTTAGAGAGAACTCGTCTGGAAATGATCTTAGGAAAGAGTCGTTGTACTTGGCTTGTGATGGGTGTTTGCATAAGCTTAAGCGGCAGTTTCTACAAGCAGCAGAGTCGGATTTGGAGAATGTTGACCAGATAGCAAGACAAGCGGATAATCTGCATTggattttggatattttgatAGATAGACAAATCGCAGAGGATTTTATTGTGATGTGGGCTTCTCTTTCTGAGCTATCCGAGGTACATTCTAAGGTCCCTGTTGTTCACAGGTTTGAGATTAGCAGAGTAACAGCGAGGATCTTTGTTGGAATTGGAAAGGGACAAATTCTGACACCGAAAGAAGTGAGGTGTTTGCTGCTGAGGAATTGGTTGACACCTTTCTATGATGATTTTGGGTGGATGAGGAGAGCTTCGAAAGGGCTTGATCGGTATTTAATCGAGGATGGTTTAAGCAATACCATTCTGACTCTTCCTCTTGCTTGGCAACAAGAGTTTTTCCTAGCTTGGTTTGATCGGTTCTTGAACTCTAATGAAGACTGTCCTAATATCCAGAGAGGGTTCGAAGTTTGGTGGAGACGGGCGTTTTGGAGACGGAAAGAACAGAGTCAAGAGCCTGCTCGGCTAAGAGTCACCGCTTCAGCCACTGAAAACTCCTAA
- a CDS encoding Putative methyltransferase family protein — MMTTTTTTISQHNFYGAGDSETCISIIENLKEEYGLFVWPCSVILAEYVWQHRSRFRDSSILELGAGTSLPGLVAAKVGANVTLTDDATKPEVLDNMRRVCELNKLNCNVLGLTWGVWDAPILDLRPNIILGADVLYDSSAFDDLFATVSFLLQSSPDAVFITTYHNRSGHHLIEFLMVKWGLKCVKLLDGFSFLPSQKASVLSGNIQLVEIVLSSQNENQQL, encoded by the exons ATGATGACTACTACGACGACGACGATTTCTCAGCATAACTTCTATGGTGCTGGAGATTCGGAAACTTGCATTTCTATTATTGAG AATTTGAAGGAAGAGTATGGATTGTTTGTTTGGCCTTGTAGCGTTATCCTCGCTGAGTATGTTTGGCAACACAGATCTCGATTTCGTGATTCTTCGATACTCGAG CTAGGAGCTGGTACTTCCTTGCCTGGTTTAGTAGCTGCAAAGGTTGGGGCTAATGTCACTCTTACTGATGATGCAACTAAACCAGAG gTTTTGGATAATATGAGAAGAGTCTGTGAGCTTAACAAGCTGAACTGTAAT GTGTTGGGTCTCACCTGGGGTGTGTGGGATGCACCGATACTCGACCTGCGACCAAACATTATACTTGGGGCTGATGTTTTATATGATTCAAGTG CATTTGATGATCTCTTTGCGACTGTCtcatttcttctccaaagtTCTCCTGATGCAGTTTTTATTACCACTTATCATAACAGGAG tGGGCATCATCTAATCGAGTTCCTGATGGTAAAATGGGGACTAAAGTGTGTTAAACTTCTGGATGGCTTCTCATTCTTGCCCTCTCAAAAGGCATCTGTACTTAGTGGAAACATTCAGTTGGTTGAGATCGTATTGAGTTCCCAAAATGAAAATCAGCAGCTTTAG
- a CDS encoding Putative methyltransferase family protein (Putative methyltransferase family protein; CONTAINS InterPro DOMAIN/s: Methyltransferase-16, putative (InterPro:IPR019410); BEST Arabidopsis thaliana protein match is: S-adenosyl-L-methionine-dependent methyltransferases superfamily protein (TAIR:AT5G27400.1); Has 35333 Blast hits to 34131 proteins in 2444 species: Archae - 798; Bacteria - 22429; Metazoa - 974; Fungi - 991; Plants - 531; Viruses - 0; Other Eukaryotes - 9610 (source: NCBI BLink).), producing MMTTTTTTISQHNFYGAGDSETCISIIENLKEEYGLFVWPCSVILAEYVWQHRSRFRDSSILELGAGTSLPGLVAAKVGANVTLTDDATKPEVLDNMRRVCELNKLNCNVLGLTWGVWDAPILDLRPNIILGADVLYDSSGSGHHLIEFLMVKWGLKCVKLLDGFSFLPSQKASVLSGNIQLVEIVLSSQNENQQL from the exons ATGATGACTACTACGACGACGACGATTTCTCAGCATAACTTCTATGGTGCTGGAGATTCGGAAACTTGCATTTCTATTATTGAG AATTTGAAGGAAGAGTATGGATTGTTTGTTTGGCCTTGTAGCGTTATCCTCGCTGAGTATGTTTGGCAACACAGATCTCGATTTCGTGATTCTTCGATACTCGAG CTAGGAGCTGGTACTTCCTTGCCTGGTTTAGTAGCTGCAAAGGTTGGGGCTAATGTCACTCTTACTGATGATGCAACTAAACCAGAG gTTTTGGATAATATGAGAAGAGTCTGTGAGCTTAACAAGCTGAACTGTAAT GTGTTGGGTCTCACCTGGGGTGTGTGGGATGCACCGATACTCGACCTGCGACCAAACATTATACTTGGGGCTGATGTTTTATATGATTCAAGTGGTtc tGGGCATCATCTAATCGAGTTCCTGATGGTAAAATGGGGACTAAAGTGTGTTAAACTTCTGGATGGCTTCTCATTCTTGCCCTCTCAAAAGGCATCTGTACTTAGTGGAAACATTCAGTTGGTTGAGATCGTATTGAGTTCCCAAAATGAAAATCAGCAGCTTTAG
- a CDS encoding Putative methyltransferase family protein (Putative methyltransferase family protein; CONTAINS InterPro DOMAIN/s: Methyltransferase-16, putative (InterPro:IPR019410); BEST Arabidopsis thaliana protein match is: S-adenosyl-L-methionine-dependent methyltransferases superfamily protein (TAIR:AT5G27400.1); Has 1172 Blast hits to 1170 proteins in 214 species: Archae - 0; Bacteria - 79; Metazoa - 547; Fungi - 198; Plants - 193; Viruses - 0; Other Eukaryotes - 155 (source: NCBI BLink).), protein MMTTTTTTISQHNFYGAGDSETCISIIENLKEEYGLFVWPCSVILAEYVWQHRSRFRDSSILELGAGTSLPGLVAAKVGANVTLTDDATKPEVLDNMRRVCELNKLNCNVLGLTWGVWDAPILDLRPNIILGADVLYDSSGSFHLFLFWVLAFSFSPCE, encoded by the exons ATGATGACTACTACGACGACGACGATTTCTCAGCATAACTTCTATGGTGCTGGAGATTCGGAAACTTGCATTTCTATTATTGAG AATTTGAAGGAAGAGTATGGATTGTTTGTTTGGCCTTGTAGCGTTATCCTCGCTGAGTATGTTTGGCAACACAGATCTCGATTTCGTGATTCTTCGATACTCGAG CTAGGAGCTGGTACTTCCTTGCCTGGTTTAGTAGCTGCAAAGGTTGGGGCTAATGTCACTCTTACTGATGATGCAACTAAACCAGAG gTTTTGGATAATATGAGAAGAGTCTGTGAGCTTAACAAGCTGAACTGTAAT GTGTTGGGTCTCACCTGGGGTGTGTGGGATGCACCGATACTCGACCTGCGACCAAACATTATACTTGGGGCTGATGTTTTATATGATTCAAGTGGTtcgtttcatttgtttttgttttgggtattggccttttctttttcccctTGTGAATGA
- a CDS encoding Putative methyltransferase family protein — MMTTTTTTISQHNFYGAGDSETCISIIENLKEEYGLFVWPCSVILAEYVWQHRSRFRDSSILELGAGTSLPGLVAAKVGANVTLTDDATKPEVLDNMRRVCELNKLNCNVI; from the exons ATGATGACTACTACGACGACGACGATTTCTCAGCATAACTTCTATGGTGCTGGAGATTCGGAAACTTGCATTTCTATTATTGAG AATTTGAAGGAAGAGTATGGATTGTTTGTTTGGCCTTGTAGCGTTATCCTCGCTGAGTATGTTTGGCAACACAGATCTCGATTTCGTGATTCTTCGATACTCGAG CTAGGAGCTGGTACTTCCTTGCCTGGTTTAGTAGCTGCAAAGGTTGGGGCTAATGTCACTCTTACTGATGATGCAACTAAACCAGAG gTTTTGGATAATATGAGAAGAGTCTGTGAGCTTAACAAGCTGAACTGTAATGTAATATAA
- a CDS encoding Disease resistance protein (TIR-NBS-LRR class) family (Disease resistance protein (TIR-NBS-LRR class) family; FUNCTIONS IN: transmembrane receptor activity, ATP binding; INVOLVED IN: signal transduction, defense response, apoptosis, innate immune response; LOCATED IN: intrinsic to membrane; CONTAINS InterPro DOMAIN/s: NB-ARC (InterPro:IPR002182), Leucine-rich repeat (InterPro:IPR001611), Disease resistance protein (InterPro:IPR000767), Toll-Interleukin receptor (InterPro:IPR000157); BEST Arabidopsis thaliana protein match is: Disease resistance protein (TIR-NBS-LRR class) family (TAIR:AT1G63870.1); Has 21839 Blast hits to 14719 proteins in 768 species: Archae - 18; Bacteria - 1232; Metazoa - 3443; Fungi - 708; Plants - 12993; Viruses - 298; Other Eukaryotes - 3147 (source: NCBI BLink).), translating into MSLLASSSSCNYKYIVFPSFHGPDVRKTLLSHMRKQFDFNGITMFDDQGIERSEEIAPSLKKAIKESRISIVILSKKYASSSWCLDELVDILKRKKAMKQIVMTVFYGVEPFEVRNQTGEFGIAFNETCARKTDEERQKWSKALNEVANIAGEDFLRCDNEAKRIEKIARDVSNKLNATPCRDFDGMVGLEAHLTEMESLLDLDYDGVKMVGISGPAGIGKTTIAKALQSRFSNRFQLTCFVDNLRGSYLSGLDELRLQEQFLSNVLNQDGIRINHSGVIEERLCKLRVLIILDDVDHIKQLEALANKTTWFGPRSRIVVTTENKELLQQEWKSYPQKGFQWLALRVTQLCGKLPLGLCMVGSSLRGKNEEGWEEVICSLENNIDRDIEEVLRVGYESLDDNEKTLFLHIAIFFNNQYVHLVERLFADGDLDFKRALKILENRSLIEISFSSRIVMHRLLQQVGKKAIQKQEPLKRQILMDAREICYVLENDTDTRYVSAILFDISGIDEVYIREGAFRRMSNLRFLTVYKSKDDGNDIMDIPKRMEFPRRLRILKWEAYPNKCFPPKFHPEYLVELVMKNSKLEYLWQGTQPLKNLKEMNLKGSSNLKALPNLSNATKMEILKLSDCKSLVEIPSSFSHLQRLEKLRLRGCISLEVIPADMNLEFLYDLDMRGCSRLRNIPVMSTRLYFLNISETAVEDVSASITSWHHVTHLSINSSAKLRGLTHLPRPVEFLDLSYSGIERIPNCIKDRYLLKSLTISGCRRLTSLPELPASLKFLVADDCESLETVFCPFKTSKCWPFNIFEFTNCFKLDQEARRAIIQRPFFHGTTLLPGREVPAEFDHRGRGNTLTIPLERKRLIEEESIEDNYESGSDQASEEDSIEENYGSGSDHQASEEDSIEGSYESGSEQASEEDSIQEENYEESIQESYEAGSDQVSEEESYESGSEQASEDENEFEHSEEASEDYKWNYLREESPRDLQIPPLQR; encoded by the exons ATGTCTCTattggcttcttcttcctcttgcaACTACAAATACATTGTCTTCCCGAGCTTTCACGGACCGGATGTCCGTAAAACACTTCTTAGTCACATGCGCAAACAGTTTGACTTCAACGGCATCACTATGTTTGATGATCAAGGGATTGAGAGAAGTGAAGAGATCGCCCCTTCACTCAAAAAGGCTATCAAAGAATCGAGGATCTCGATCGTGATTCTCTCCAAGAAATATGCATCGTCAAGCTGGTGTTTGGACGAATTGGTGGATATCTTAAAGCGCAAAAAAGCTATGAAACAGATAGTAATGACCGTCTTCTATGGAGTGGAGCCATTTGAGGTACGGAACCAGACCGGAGAATTCGGGATCGCTTTCAATGAAACTTGTGCACGTAAGACGGACGAGGAAAGACAAAAATGGAGCAAAGCTTTGAACGAAGTGGCCAATATTGCTGGAGAAGACTTCTTAAGATG TGATAATGAAGCCAAAAGGATAGAGAAGATCGCCAGAGATGTTTCAAATAAACTGAATGCTACACCTTGTAGGGATTTTGACGGCATGGTGGGACTTGAAGCTCATTTGACAGAAATGGAGTCTTTGCTAGATTTAGATTATGATGGAGTTAAGATGGTTGGAATCTCTGGTCCTGCAGGGATTGGTAAGACAACCATAGCCAAAGCTCTGCAGAGTCGATTCTCTAATAGGTTTCAGCTTACTTGTTTTGTCGACAATCTAAGGGGAAGCTATCTTAGTGGTCTAGATGAGTTGCGTTTACAAGAacaatttctttcaaatgttTTGAACCAAGATGGTATTAGGATAAACCATTCAGGTGTGATAGAAGAAAGGCTATGCAAGCTGAGAGTGCTCATCATTCTTGATGATGTGGACCATATAAAGCAATTAGAGGCGTTGGCAAATAAAACTACATGGTTTGGTCCAAGAAGCAGGATCGTAGTTACCACAGAAAACAAAGAGCTTCTGCAGCAAGAATG GAAAAGCTATCCACAAAAGGGTTTTCAATGGCTTGCATTAAGAGTAACACAGCTTTGTGGTAAACTTCCATTGGGTCTCTGTATGGTGGGTTCATCTTTACGTGGGAAGAATGAAGAAGGATGGGAAGAAGTAATCTGCAGCctagaaaataatattgatcGTGATATCGAGGAAGTACTAAGAGTTGGTTATGAGAGTTTAGATGACAATGAGAAAACGCTATTTCTCCATATTgcaatcttcttcaacaatcaGTATGTTCATCTTGTGGAACGCTTGTTCGCTGACGGTGACTTGGATTTCAAACGTGCGTTAAAAATCCTTGAGAATAGATCTCTCATAGAGATATCTTTTAGTAGTAGAATAGTGATGCACAGATTACTACAACAAGTGGGTAAAAAAGCCATTCAAAAACAAGAGCCTTTGAAACGCCAAATCTTAATGGATGCTCGTGAGATTTGTTATGTCCTCGAAAATGACACA GATACCAGATACGTGTCTGCcatattatttgatatatctGGTATCGATGAAGTCTATATCAGAGAGGGAGCTTTTAGAAGAATGTCTAATCTTCGGTTCCTCACAGTATACAAAAGTAAAGATGATGGGAATGATATAATGGATATACCAAAGAGGATGGAGTTTCCACGTCGACTTAGGATACTAAAATGGGAAGCATACCCAAACAAGTGTTTTCCTCCCAAATTCCATCCGGAATATCTTGTGGAACTTGTTATGAAGAATAGCAAGCTCGAGTACCTCTGGCAAGGAACCCAG CCGCTAAAGAATCTCAAGGAGATGAATTTAAAAGGGTCCTCCAATTTGAAGGCACTCCCAAATCTTTCAAATGCTACAAAGATGGAGATATTGAAACTGAGTGATTGCAAGAGTTTGGTGGAGATTCCATCCTCTTTTTCGCATCTTCAAAGATTAGAGAAGTTGCGGCTGAGGGGGTGCATAAGTCTGGAAGTCATTCCAGCTGACATGAACTTGGAATTTCTTTACGACTTAGATATGAGAGGATGCTCAAGATTGAGAAATATTCCAGTTATGTCAACGAGACTCTACTTTCTAAATATATCGGAAACAGCTGTTGAAGATGTGTCTGCATCAATTACGTCTTGGCATCATGTTACGCATCTCTCGATAAACAGCAGCGCAAAGTTAAGGGGTTTAACACATCTCCCAAGGCCTGTCGAATTTCTAGACCTAAGCTACTCTGGTATCGAAAGGATTCCAAATTGCATCAAAGATCGTTATTTGCTTAAAAGCCTAACTATATCTGGATGCAGAAGACTCACATCATTGCCAGAGCTCCCTGCTTCGCTCAAGTTCCTAGTCGCAGACGATTGTGAATCACTGGAGACCGTATTTTGCCCTTTCAAGACATCAAAATGTTGGCCCTTCAACATTTTCGAATTCACCAACTGTTTCAAATTGGAccaagaagcaagaagagcaATTATCCAACGGCCATTTTTTCACGGGACAACGCTCTTACCTGGAAGAGAAGTGCCAGCAGAGTTCGATCACCGAGGAAGAGGAAATACCTTGACCATTCCTCTCGAAAGGAAAAG attgattgaagaagagagcatTGAAGATAACTATGAGTCTGGATCAGACCAAGCCTCCGAAGAAGATAGCATCGAAGAGAACTATGGATCTGGATCAGACCACCAAGCTTCCGAAGAAGATAGCATCGAAGGGAGCTATGAATCTGGATCAGAACAAGCGTCCGAAGAAGACAGCATCCAAGAAGAGAACTATGAAGAGAGCATCCAAGAAAGCTATGAAGCTGGATCAGACCAAGTGTCTGAAGAAGAGAGCTATGAATCTGGATCAGAACAAGCCTCTGAAGACGAAAATGAGTTTGAACACAGCGAAGAAGCCTCTGAAGACTACAAATGGA ATTATCTCAGAGAAGAATCGCCGCGAGATCTCCAAATACCACCTCTTCAAAG GTGA